Below is a genomic region from Anas platyrhynchos isolate ZD024472 breed Pekin duck chromosome 4, IASCAAS_PekinDuck_T2T, whole genome shotgun sequence.
CGCACGCTGCGGTGGTGCCGCACGGCTGCACGCTCCCCGGGGCTCGTGGCACACTCGCAGCAGGGCCCTGCACACACGCCTGGCTCGCACAAGCCTTTATTAGTGCCCCACACTCACACCCCACCTGCACAAGCAGCACACCAACGCCGCACACAGCCGAGCCCTGCACACACACCCCACTGGCACAAGCAGCAGGACCCACGCACCCTCCTTGCACGAGCACCACGCTCACCTCGATGCCCACACGGCCCTGGTGCAGGAGCGAGGTGTTCACATCAGTGCCCTGCACACCCATCCCGCTTGCACGAGCACCGTGCTCACATCCACGTCCCCTCACCCTGCACCTTCTCCTTGCACCCCCTGCCTCACACCCAGCCCacgccccctgctcctgcccctctcCACCGGCTGTGGGAGCGCGCACGGCTTCGCGCCCCGGCACCCTCAGCTGGCTCCTGCAGGGGACCCAAAGGTGCCCTGGGGGGCAAGCCCGGGGGGGACATGCCCAGAGCAGACTGGGGGCAGCCACCCCACAAAAAACATCCCCCCCCCATGGCACTCCcacccccccggtgcaccccgctcCCCTGCGGCCGGTGGCCCCGGAGGGCCCCAGCACCTGGCTGCGGTTGCGGCGCTGCGCCGGGGAGACGCTGACATTTCCAGCAAGCGGGACGCGTCGGGAGctctcagccgctcctcgcGGCTCATTAAAAGCCAGACGAGCTGCAGCAGTAAttgctttaatttatttgcttacGGCTGGGGCAGAGGGGAGAGGCATGTGGCACTCGCTGCCTTTATGGGAACCATATGGAACCCATTTATCACCATTTGCTGCagcggggcagggggaggcagcGGCTCCTGTTAACGCGCTGCTAACGGTGAACTTTTCTCATcatctcctgctgcaggagaggcGGGGGCACAGCACCGGGGGCCtgggcaggggcctgcagggcacagcacccacaggacacagcacccacctccccttccccacaCACGGCCCCTCCTGGCAGCGTTACAGCAGCACCCAGTGCCCGCATCCCAGCCCCCACAGAACAGGGTAGGGGGCACGCAGGGTGCTCGGGGAGGGACCGCAGTGCGGTGACGCTGGAGCACCCCCAGGGGAcagccccctcctgcagcctcgagctgtgcagctgggagcacccaagggtgggATCCGATCGGGTCTCACCCCTTGACCCCCCAGCAATGGATCCAGACGGTGtgctgggagaggaggagagggggtGAGGTGGGACCTGTGGCGTCCCAGGGACGTGGCCGTGCCGTGGTGTTCCTGGGGACGTCCCAGTGCTGGCTCTGGGAGCAGAACCTCAGCACCCTGCGGTCCTCCCACCCCCAGTACCGCTGCCCCACATCCCTCCGGGCTCTGCCAGTGCCCGGTCACCTCCCAGCCACTGTCCCCAGCACGTGGCAGGACACCGGGGACACTCGCTGGTGAGGCCAAGAGGCTGCAGCACGAGGCACGAAGCCCCCTGGAAGGCGCAAGCAGGAGGCGGACTCGTGGCAGTGCCGGGGCTGTATTGAGCCACGGGACCCTCAccacagcagggccagggcctgggcagccagaagcagcagcagctgcgtgCCGCAGAGGAGGATGAGGGTGGGTGGGAAGAGCGCGGTGAGGAAGGCagccagggccagcagcagcccgtTGAGGAAGACGTCGGCGACGGGCAGCATGGCGCGCAGCAGGGCGAGCAGGGCGGGCAGCACGTGGTCGTGCAGCACGAACacgggcaggagcaggaggaagaggaggaggaaggcggcgTGCAGCAGGAGGTCGCAGAAGGCCACGGTGACGGCGAGGGACAGGAACCTGTGCAGCGTCTGcgagcagcactgcagggcgcACCGCACGCTGCCGGGGCCACCCCGCGCACAGCCCGCTGCCACGCGCTGCCTCTGCCTGGGGGGAGACCAGAGGGGGCTCAGTCCCTTCCCACAGCTGCCCCCCACCCGGCTCGGCACCCCAGGGCTGTGGGAAGGGGACATGTGctgccctgtccccgtcccAGCCAGGATGCCCAGCAATGCCCGGTCACCCCACCAAGCCCCCGGTGCTGCGTGCGCACAAACCCTGCCCTTCCCCGAGCACCAGCACAGCCCGGGGAGGGTGCGCTCCCCCAGGGCCACGCTGAGCGTAGGGGACAGGGGACCTTTGGGACACCCCCCGGGGACATCAGCCTGGTGCAGAGCCCGAGGTGGGGCCAGGCAGCCCCCACACACCTCCGGTGCAGGCCCGCCATCAGCAGGGCAGCGTCCCACAGGCACCGTGCgcgctcctgctgccagccccggtGCTGCCGGTCCTGTGAGGTCACAAAGGCCACGtgcagctggggacagggggacagcaACGGTGTCCTGCAGGGACCGCAGCTGGGAGATCCAGCTTCCCCCCTGACACCCCAAAAAAGCCTCCCTGGAGGTGTTAATGGCAGCTACACGACCCCCCCATAACACAACGTGACCACAGGGGTGGGACGGGGTCCTTGCCATGAGCAGAGATGggctgggacatggggacagggctgggacatggggacagggccgggacatggggacagggccaGCCCCCCCAGGCACACGCAGGCAGAGCCACCTCTGTCCCTGCACGCACCCAACCCTGGGCTGCACGAGCCCCGAGCACCCGCCAGGCGCTGCCCCCTCCTTGGGCATGGGACGGCCCAAAAGAGCCGGGCACCACGAGCCCCGTGGGGCAGACCCAAAGTGGAACCGCAGGGGACTGGTGGCCAGGGCGAGGGGACACCCGGTGCTGGCCGTGGCCACGCAGACACCCTGGCACGGACACCCCGGGACACAGAGCCCCTCTGGGACACGGACCCCATGGATACGCTCCCCCTTGCACAAGGCCACCCCGGGACAACCCCCTGGACTCGGACCCCCTGGACACGTTCCCCTCGCACAAGCCCACCCCGGGACACCCAACCCGAACCCCCCCGGGACACATGGCGCCCCCGGACACAGCCAGCACGCGGGGCCTGGTGCCACGTCTCGGCTTTATTGGCAGGTGTTgcgggcacagcagcagggccgtGTGCGGGCGCGGTGGTGCGGCGCTGCGCGGGCGGTGGCGGCCGGGGCTCCCATCAGCGGCGGCTCCGCGGGCGCCCGGGGACGGCGGGGACGGCTCAGTAGCGGCGGCTGCGTctcccgcggcggcggcggcggctcctcaCGTAGCGGCGACGCCGGCTCCTCCCGTAGCGGCGGCGCCGGGGGCTCCCGtagcggcggcggctgcggcgaCGCCGGCTCCTGCTGCGGGTCCTGCTGCGCCGGTAGCTGGccatgctgggctgggggcgcGGCTGCGGGACGCTGGCCCTGCTGTGCCGGTGGCTGGCGCTCTGCGCACCCGCGCCCCTTTTATAGGGGCCCGCGGGCGAGGCCCTTTGTGACGGGGCACGCGTGCCACTGAGGGGGGACCccggcggggctggggaggggcaggggggtgcAGGGAGAGTCACAGAACCCCAGACGCCCAAAATTCCAGGGTCCCAGAGCCGTCCCAGTTGGAGGAGCCCTCCAAGGTCACCCAGCCCAACCTCTGACCCAACACCACCCAGCCCTGCACTGCCCCACAGCACCGAGCTCTGCATCCAAACGTCTCTTAAATACCCCCAGgggtggtgactccaccactccccgggcagcccatcccaatgccaaACACTTGGGGTTGGAGCGGGTGGGGGCCTGGGCTCTCCtgcgccccagctcctgctgccaggcacCGAGCCCCACCAGGCGCCCGCCTTTCCCCAgtgtggtgctggtggtgcccCACGTGCAGCCTGCTCGTGGCTGcgctcctggggctgctcctcagTAGGTGCTGGTATCAGGACGatgcccagccctgcagcagcgaGGATGCGCACAGCACGGGGAAGGAGAAGGGCCACAGCACGAGGCCTGTCCGTGTGTCACCCCCGTCGCTGTCCCCATGTCTGCTGGGAATGGTGACCCACGGCCAGCCCCTCGCGCTCTGGCCACCTCCCTGCTCGGTGGCTGGCACGTGGTGGCAGGGCTGCCCCCAGGTGTAGCACAGCCCAGTGTCCCTGTTTAGTGCCCCCAGACCCGCCAGGGGGTGTcagggtgtcctggtttcagctaggatagagttaattcttctcctagtagctggtatggtgctgtgtttgggatttaggatgagaataatattGATATCACACTGAtggtttaattgttgcagagcagtgcttacaccgaGCCAGGGACATCTCagctcgctctgtcctgccagcgggcaggctgggggtgcagcaggagctgggaggggacagacccaggacagctgacccaaactgccCGAAGtttgactattatcctcttccGTACCAtatggggtcatgctgaacaattatacgggggggctggctgggatggggggcagctgctggggataggctgggcattggtcagtgggtggggagcaattgcattgtgcatcacttgtttggaCACGGCACTAGGAGTAGCACTATtgtcattatcattattttcctgtgttaataaactgtctctgtcTCAACCCACAGCCTTCATTTTCCCGTTTTTCTCCCCAGTCCCagagagggcagggggagggtgagcTTGGCTGCGGTGCGGGCTGGGGCCCTGGGAGAACCCCGGCCCCGCTGACATCACGGTGACAGCACAATGTCCCCATGGCTACGCAGCATCGCGCCTGGGCTCCGTGGGTGCCGGTGGCcgcagcaggaggaggcagcaccGCACCCCCCGGGACCACCATGTGCCGCTgggccccccggccccgcgccccagCAAGGCGGCGCAGGAGGAGCCGCCGGACCAGCAGCCGGCGCAGGCGGCGCCGTGGGAGGAGGCAGCGGAGAGGTGG
It encodes:
- the LOC140002366 gene encoding uncharacterized protein: MPKEGAAPGGCSGLVQPRVGCVQGQRWLCLRVPGGAGPVPMSRPCPHVPALSPCPSPSLLMARTPSHPCGHVVLWGGRVAAINTSREAFLGCQGGSWISQLRSLQDTVAVPLSPAARGLCDLTGPAAPGLAAGARTVPVGRCPADGGPAPEAEAARGSGLCAGWPRQRAVRPAVLLADAAQVPVPRRHRGLLRPPAARRLPPPLPPAPARVRAARPRAARPARPAARHAARRRRLPQRAAAGPGCLPHRALPTHPHPPLRHAAAAASGCPGPGPAVVRVPWLNTAPALPRVRLLLAPSRGLRASCCSLLASPASVPGVLPRAGDSGWEVTGHWQSPEGCGAAVLGVGGPQGAEVLLPEPALGRPQEHHGTATSLGRHRSHLTPSPPLPAHRLDPLLGGQGVRPDRIPPLGAPSCTARGCRRGLSPGGAPASPHCGPSPSTLRAPYPVLWGLGCGHWVLL